One window of the Saccopteryx bilineata isolate mSacBil1 chromosome 2, mSacBil1_pri_phased_curated, whole genome shotgun sequence genome contains the following:
- the TUBD1 gene encoding tubulin delta chain isoform X3, with protein sequence MSIVTIQLGQCGNQIGFQVFDALFSDAHGPQGLCCKRENEAYQASCKERFFSEEKNGVSVARAVLVDMEPKVINQTLSKAAQSGRWNYSQPSCFCQKQGSGNNWAYGYSVHGPRHEESIMNLIQKEVEKCDFLSGFFIIMSMAGGTGSGLGAFITQNLQDQYSNSLKMNHIIWPYGTGEVIVQNYNSILTLSHLYGSSDALLVHENDAVHKICAKLMNIKQISFSDINQVLAHQLGSVFQPTYSEEGSFHYRRNPLGDLMENLVPHPEFKMLGIRNIPQMSENSLAYSTFTWAGLLKHLRQMLISNAKMEEGIDWQVQPPLSGRPTLGEMALNKELCFNTSIANLVVLRGKDVHSANLGGFKDPGLYTSWLKPDSAFNVWKTQRAFSKYEKSAALVSNSQFLVKPLNVMVGKAWNMFASKAYIHQYTKFGIEEDDFLDSFTLLEQVVASYRTLRS encoded by the exons ATGTCAATAGTAACAATTCAACTTGGTCAGTGTGGCAATCAGATTGGTTTTCAAGTATTTGATGCTTTATTTAGCGATGCACATGGTCCCCAGGGACTCTGCTGTAAAAGAGAGAATGAGGCATATCAAGCATCTTGCAAAGAAAGATTCTTCAGTGAGGAAAAAAATGGAG TTTCAGTTGCCCGGGCAGTACTTGTTGACATGGAACCTAAAGTTATTAATCAAACACTATCAAAGGCTGCTCAGTCTGGCCGATGGAATTATAGCCAGCCATCATGCTTCTGTCAAAAACAAGGTTCTGGAAACAACTGGGCATATGG TTACTCTGTTCATGGACCCAGGCATGAAGAATCTATAATGAATCTAATCCAAAAGGAAGTAGAGAAATGTGACTTTTTGAGTGGTTTTTTCATCATAATGAGTATGGCTGGAGGCACAGGATCTGGGCTAGGAGCCTTCATTACTCAAAATCTACAAGATCAGTATTCCAACTCTTTGAAAATGAATCACATTATATGGCCTTATGGAACTGGTGAG GTTATTGTTCAGAATTACAACTCCATTTTGACTCTTTCTCACTTGTACGGGTCGTCAGATGCCCTCCTTGTTCATGAGAATGATGCTGTTCATAAGATCTGTGCAAAATTGATGAATATCAAGCAAATCTCCTTTAGCGACATAAACCAAGTCCTTGCCCATCAGCTGGGAAGTGTGTTCCAGCCTACTTATTCTGAGGAAGGTTCATTTCACTACAGAAGAAATCCATTAG gagACTTAATGGAGAATTTAGTTCCTCATCCTGAATTCAAGATGCTGGGTATTCGTAACATTCCTCAAATGTCTGAGAACTCACTGGCATACAGCACGTTTACTTGGGCTGGCCTTCTCAAGCATTTGAGACAGATGCTCATTTCTAATGCAAAAATGGAAGAAG GTATTGATTGGCAGGTACAGCCTCCTTTATCAGGACGACCTACTCTTGGTGAAATGGCTCTCAACAAGGAGCTTTGCTTTAACACATCCATTGCTAACTTGGTCGTCCTTCGTGGAAAAGATGTGCACAGTGCCAATCTGG GGGGATTTAAAGATCCAGGTCTCTATACTTCCTGGTTAAAACCTGATAGTGCTTTCAATGTGTGGAAAACTCAGCGAGCCTTCAGCAAATATGAGAAGTCTGCAGCATTGGTCAGCAACAGCCAGTTCTTGGTAAAACCACTCAATGTCATGGTGGGTAAAGCATGGAATATGTTTGCTTCAAA AGCCTACATTCATCAGTACACAAAATTTGGAATTGAAGAAGACGACTTTTTGGACAGTTTCACATTGTTAGAACAAGTCGTTGCCAGTTACCGCACTCTCCGATCTTAA
- the TUBD1 gene encoding tubulin delta chain isoform X1, whose product MLTKCTIAAFCVPYGGCSFFLGNRPSLCLSMSIVTIQLGQCGNQIGFQVFDALFSDAHGPQGLCCKRENEAYQASCKERFFSEEKNGVSVARAVLVDMEPKVINQTLSKAAQSGRWNYSQPSCFCQKQGSGNNWAYGYSVHGPRHEESIMNLIQKEVEKCDFLSGFFIIMSMAGGTGSGLGAFITQNLQDQYSNSLKMNHIIWPYGTGEVIVQNYNSILTLSHLYGSSDALLVHENDAVHKICAKLMNIKQISFSDINQVLAHQLGSVFQPTYSEEGSFHYRRNPLGDLMENLVPHPEFKMLGIRNIPQMSENSLAYSTFTWAGLLKHLRQMLISNAKMEEGIDWQVQPPLSGRPTLGEMALNKELCFNTSIANLVVLRGKDVHSANLGGFKDPGLYTSWLKPDSAFNVWKTQRAFSKYEKSAALVSNSQFLVKPLNVMVGKAWNMFASKAYIHQYTKFGIEEDDFLDSFTLLEQVVASYRTLRS is encoded by the exons atGTTAACTAAATGTACAATTGCTGCTTTCTGTGTGCCCTATGGTG gttgctctttttttttaggaaatagGCCTAGTTTGTGCCTCAGCATGTCAATAGTAACAATTCAACTTGGTCAGTGTGGCAATCAGATTGGTTTTCAAGTATTTGATGCTTTATTTAGCGATGCACATGGTCCCCAGGGACTCTGCTGTAAAAGAGAGAATGAGGCATATCAAGCATCTTGCAAAGAAAGATTCTTCAGTGAGGAAAAAAATGGAG TTTCAGTTGCCCGGGCAGTACTTGTTGACATGGAACCTAAAGTTATTAATCAAACACTATCAAAGGCTGCTCAGTCTGGCCGATGGAATTATAGCCAGCCATCATGCTTCTGTCAAAAACAAGGTTCTGGAAACAACTGGGCATATGG TTACTCTGTTCATGGACCCAGGCATGAAGAATCTATAATGAATCTAATCCAAAAGGAAGTAGAGAAATGTGACTTTTTGAGTGGTTTTTTCATCATAATGAGTATGGCTGGAGGCACAGGATCTGGGCTAGGAGCCTTCATTACTCAAAATCTACAAGATCAGTATTCCAACTCTTTGAAAATGAATCACATTATATGGCCTTATGGAACTGGTGAG GTTATTGTTCAGAATTACAACTCCATTTTGACTCTTTCTCACTTGTACGGGTCGTCAGATGCCCTCCTTGTTCATGAGAATGATGCTGTTCATAAGATCTGTGCAAAATTGATGAATATCAAGCAAATCTCCTTTAGCGACATAAACCAAGTCCTTGCCCATCAGCTGGGAAGTGTGTTCCAGCCTACTTATTCTGAGGAAGGTTCATTTCACTACAGAAGAAATCCATTAG gagACTTAATGGAGAATTTAGTTCCTCATCCTGAATTCAAGATGCTGGGTATTCGTAACATTCCTCAAATGTCTGAGAACTCACTGGCATACAGCACGTTTACTTGGGCTGGCCTTCTCAAGCATTTGAGACAGATGCTCATTTCTAATGCAAAAATGGAAGAAG GTATTGATTGGCAGGTACAGCCTCCTTTATCAGGACGACCTACTCTTGGTGAAATGGCTCTCAACAAGGAGCTTTGCTTTAACACATCCATTGCTAACTTGGTCGTCCTTCGTGGAAAAGATGTGCACAGTGCCAATCTGG GGGGATTTAAAGATCCAGGTCTCTATACTTCCTGGTTAAAACCTGATAGTGCTTTCAATGTGTGGAAAACTCAGCGAGCCTTCAGCAAATATGAGAAGTCTGCAGCATTGGTCAGCAACAGCCAGTTCTTGGTAAAACCACTCAATGTCATGGTGGGTAAAGCATGGAATATGTTTGCTTCAAA AGCCTACATTCATCAGTACACAAAATTTGGAATTGAAGAAGACGACTTTTTGGACAGTTTCACATTGTTAGAACAAGTCGTTGCCAGTTACCGCACTCTCCGATCTTAA
- the TUBD1 gene encoding tubulin delta chain isoform X2, translating to MRTASEVDKLKLNMRCSFFLGNRPSLCLSMSIVTIQLGQCGNQIGFQVFDALFSDAHGPQGLCCKRENEAYQASCKERFFSEEKNGVSVARAVLVDMEPKVINQTLSKAAQSGRWNYSQPSCFCQKQGSGNNWAYGYSVHGPRHEESIMNLIQKEVEKCDFLSGFFIIMSMAGGTGSGLGAFITQNLQDQYSNSLKMNHIIWPYGTGEVIVQNYNSILTLSHLYGSSDALLVHENDAVHKICAKLMNIKQISFSDINQVLAHQLGSVFQPTYSEEGSFHYRRNPLGDLMENLVPHPEFKMLGIRNIPQMSENSLAYSTFTWAGLLKHLRQMLISNAKMEEGIDWQVQPPLSGRPTLGEMALNKELCFNTSIANLVVLRGKDVHSANLGGFKDPGLYTSWLKPDSAFNVWKTQRAFSKYEKSAALVSNSQFLVKPLNVMVGKAWNMFASKAYIHQYTKFGIEEDDFLDSFTLLEQVVASYRTLRS from the exons ATGCGTACCGCATCTGAAGTTGATAAATTGAAATTGAACATGC gttgctctttttttttaggaaatagGCCTAGTTTGTGCCTCAGCATGTCAATAGTAACAATTCAACTTGGTCAGTGTGGCAATCAGATTGGTTTTCAAGTATTTGATGCTTTATTTAGCGATGCACATGGTCCCCAGGGACTCTGCTGTAAAAGAGAGAATGAGGCATATCAAGCATCTTGCAAAGAAAGATTCTTCAGTGAGGAAAAAAATGGAG TTTCAGTTGCCCGGGCAGTACTTGTTGACATGGAACCTAAAGTTATTAATCAAACACTATCAAAGGCTGCTCAGTCTGGCCGATGGAATTATAGCCAGCCATCATGCTTCTGTCAAAAACAAGGTTCTGGAAACAACTGGGCATATGG TTACTCTGTTCATGGACCCAGGCATGAAGAATCTATAATGAATCTAATCCAAAAGGAAGTAGAGAAATGTGACTTTTTGAGTGGTTTTTTCATCATAATGAGTATGGCTGGAGGCACAGGATCTGGGCTAGGAGCCTTCATTACTCAAAATCTACAAGATCAGTATTCCAACTCTTTGAAAATGAATCACATTATATGGCCTTATGGAACTGGTGAG GTTATTGTTCAGAATTACAACTCCATTTTGACTCTTTCTCACTTGTACGGGTCGTCAGATGCCCTCCTTGTTCATGAGAATGATGCTGTTCATAAGATCTGTGCAAAATTGATGAATATCAAGCAAATCTCCTTTAGCGACATAAACCAAGTCCTTGCCCATCAGCTGGGAAGTGTGTTCCAGCCTACTTATTCTGAGGAAGGTTCATTTCACTACAGAAGAAATCCATTAG gagACTTAATGGAGAATTTAGTTCCTCATCCTGAATTCAAGATGCTGGGTATTCGTAACATTCCTCAAATGTCTGAGAACTCACTGGCATACAGCACGTTTACTTGGGCTGGCCTTCTCAAGCATTTGAGACAGATGCTCATTTCTAATGCAAAAATGGAAGAAG GTATTGATTGGCAGGTACAGCCTCCTTTATCAGGACGACCTACTCTTGGTGAAATGGCTCTCAACAAGGAGCTTTGCTTTAACACATCCATTGCTAACTTGGTCGTCCTTCGTGGAAAAGATGTGCACAGTGCCAATCTGG GGGGATTTAAAGATCCAGGTCTCTATACTTCCTGGTTAAAACCTGATAGTGCTTTCAATGTGTGGAAAACTCAGCGAGCCTTCAGCAAATATGAGAAGTCTGCAGCATTGGTCAGCAACAGCCAGTTCTTGGTAAAACCACTCAATGTCATGGTGGGTAAAGCATGGAATATGTTTGCTTCAAA AGCCTACATTCATCAGTACACAAAATTTGGAATTGAAGAAGACGACTTTTTGGACAGTTTCACATTGTTAGAACAAGTCGTTGCCAGTTACCGCACTCTCCGATCTTAA